A stretch of Spirosoma oryzicola DNA encodes these proteins:
- a CDS encoding SDR family oxidoreductase, with amino-acid sequence MNLHLNDKIILVTGGAKGIGEGISTVLAAEGAIPVIIGRSEADNLKTVEAIRSAGGQAHQFAAELTKPEDCQRAVEQTLAQFGRIDGLVNNAGVNDGVGLESGNYEGFIASIHKNLVHYYLMAHHALPALKASKGAIVNIGSKVAETGQGNTSAYAAANGGRNALTREWAVELLPYSIRVNCVIVAESWTPLYASWIQTLPDPEAKLKQIVSKIPLEQRMTTTEEIANTVAFLLSDKSSHTTGQLIHVDGGYTHLDRSITD; translated from the coding sequence ATGAATTTACATTTGAATGATAAGATCATCCTCGTCACGGGCGGGGCAAAAGGGATCGGTGAAGGTATCTCAACGGTGCTGGCGGCTGAAGGAGCCATCCCGGTAATCATCGGTCGTAGCGAAGCCGACAATCTCAAAACCGTCGAGGCTATCCGGTCGGCGGGCGGTCAGGCGCACCAGTTTGCGGCTGAACTGACGAAGCCGGAAGACTGCCAGCGGGCGGTTGAGCAAACGTTGGCGCAGTTTGGTCGCATCGACGGACTGGTCAACAATGCCGGTGTGAACGACGGCGTGGGACTGGAAAGCGGTAACTATGAAGGATTCATTGCGTCGATCCACAAAAATCTGGTGCATTACTACCTGATGGCGCACCATGCGTTACCGGCTCTTAAAGCGTCGAAAGGGGCTATCGTAAATATCGGATCGAAGGTGGCCGAAACGGGGCAGGGAAACACCTCGGCTTACGCGGCTGCCAATGGTGGTCGGAACGCACTTACGCGCGAATGGGCCGTCGAACTGCTGCCCTACAGCATTCGCGTCAACTGCGTCATCGTAGCCGAAAGCTGGACACCCTTGTACGCGAGCTGGATACAAACGTTACCCGATCCCGAAGCGAAACTAAAGCAAATCGTTTCGAAAATCCCGCTTGAACAACGGATGACCACTACCGAAGAAATTGCCAATACCGTTGCATTCCTGTTGTCGGACAAATCCAGCCATACTACGGGCCAGTTGATCCACGTCGATGGCGGCTATACCCACCTCGACCGTTCGATCACGGATTAA
- a CDS encoding L-rhamnose mutarotase, whose translation MRYCLALDLKDDPTLIAEYQQYHQRIWPEIEASIRESGITNMEIYRLGNRLFMIMETDETFSFEAKSAADAANPKVQEWETLMWKYQQALPLAKPGEKWLLMDRIFAL comes from the coding sequence ATGCGTTATTGTCTTGCTCTTGATCTCAAGGATGATCCAACCCTGATTGCTGAATACCAACAGTATCATCAGCGCATCTGGCCCGAAATTGAAGCCAGTATCCGAGAATCGGGTATTACTAATATGGAAATCTACCGGCTGGGCAACCGGCTGTTCATGATTATGGAAACGGATGAGACGTTCTCGTTCGAAGCCAAATCAGCCGCCGATGCCGCCAACCCGAAAGTCCAGGAATGGGAAACGCTTATGTGGAAGTACCAGCAGGCGCTACCTCTGGCTAAACCCGGCGAGAAATGGCTCCTTATGGACCGGATATTTGCGTTGTGA
- a CDS encoding CocE/NonD family hydrolase translates to MKNWLYGLLAIASVSFVRAQTTPAASYVRENYQKFEYKIPMRDGTKLHTNVYVPKDASPTNKYPFMMQRTCYSVAPYGPDTYPNAVGPSGTLMRDKYIFVYQDVRGRWASEGTWTNMTPTVTDQQPATASKKKGKAPARQSAMAVDESSDTYDTVEWLLKNVPNNNGRAGQWGISYPGFYTIAGAVGAHPALKASSPQAPVSDFFFDDFHHNGAFIQAYLFTFPVFGVQHPQPTTEAWYNNQLISTKSKDGFQWQYDLGPLKNADKYYKDNFFWQETVEHPNYDEFWQKRSIIPHLKNIKHALMTVGGWFDAEDLYGPLTIYKNVEKNNPGTYNTLVMGPFGHGRWSRETGHTLHSNVYFGDSIATFYQRNIEAKFFNHFLKGPGDGKTGLPEAYLFNTGRNEWKTFDKWPAASAQTVQFSLTSDGQLTQQAGNGGKFSEFISDPLKPVPYTEDNTTTQGFTPFNYMSEDQRFASRRPDVLTFQTDVLTDDLTLGGEIMAKLKVSTTGTDADWVVKLIDVYPPDEPNHPYMPNKNITLGNYQQMVRSEAMRGRFRNSFEKPEPFKSGEVTDVNFRLQDVLHTFKKGHRVMIQVQSTWFPLIDRNPQKYVDNIFKANAEDFQKATHRVYDNSVIEVQVLK, encoded by the coding sequence ATGAAGAATTGGCTCTACGGCCTGCTTGCCATTGCTTCCGTTTCGTTCGTTCGGGCACAAACGACGCCCGCAGCCAGCTATGTGCGGGAGAATTACCAGAAGTTTGAATACAAAATCCCGATGCGCGACGGGACAAAGCTGCACACTAACGTTTACGTTCCTAAAGACGCTTCACCGACGAACAAATACCCGTTCATGATGCAGCGGACGTGTTATAGCGTGGCTCCTTACGGCCCCGACACGTATCCAAATGCCGTTGGCCCGTCGGGTACGCTCATGCGTGACAAATACATTTTCGTCTACCAGGACGTGCGTGGGCGCTGGGCTTCGGAAGGGACCTGGACAAACATGACGCCGACCGTAACCGATCAACAACCTGCCACCGCCAGCAAGAAAAAAGGTAAAGCACCCGCCCGTCAGTCGGCGATGGCCGTCGATGAAAGCTCGGATACGTACGATACGGTGGAGTGGCTCCTCAAAAACGTACCGAACAACAACGGTCGTGCTGGACAGTGGGGCATTAGTTATCCCGGTTTTTATACCATTGCCGGAGCCGTTGGCGCTCACCCCGCGTTGAAAGCGTCGTCGCCCCAAGCCCCCGTATCGGACTTTTTCTTCGACGATTTTCACCACAACGGCGCATTCATTCAGGCGTATCTGTTTACCTTCCCGGTGTTTGGTGTTCAGCATCCGCAGCCTACTACGGAAGCCTGGTACAACAATCAGCTCATTAGTACCAAAAGCAAGGACGGTTTTCAGTGGCAGTACGATCTGGGTCCGCTGAAAAATGCTGACAAGTATTACAAGGATAATTTCTTCTGGCAGGAAACGGTCGAGCACCCGAATTACGACGAGTTCTGGCAGAAACGAAGCATCATTCCGCACCTGAAAAACATCAAACACGCGCTGATGACCGTTGGGGGCTGGTTCGATGCTGAGGATCTATACGGTCCGCTCACTATTTACAAGAACGTTGAAAAAAATAATCCCGGCACTTACAACACGCTCGTGATGGGACCGTTCGGCCACGGGCGCTGGTCGCGGGAAACGGGCCATACGCTCCACAGTAACGTTTATTTCGGCGATAGCATTGCGACGTTCTACCAGCGGAATATCGAAGCGAAATTCTTTAACCACTTCCTGAAAGGTCCCGGCGACGGAAAGACGGGCTTGCCTGAAGCGTATCTGTTCAACACGGGCCGGAATGAGTGGAAAACGTTCGATAAATGGCCTGCTGCCAGTGCACAAACCGTGCAGTTCTCGCTGACTAGCGACGGCCAATTAACGCAACAGGCTGGAAACGGGGGTAAGTTTTCAGAATTTATCAGCGATCCATTGAAGCCCGTTCCGTACACCGAAGACAACACGACCACGCAGGGCTTTACGCCGTTCAATTACATGTCGGAAGATCAGCGGTTTGCCAGCCGTCGACCGGATGTGCTGACTTTCCAGACCGATGTGTTGACCGACGATCTGACGCTGGGCGGTGAAATAATGGCTAAGTTAAAGGTGAGTACGACTGGTACCGATGCCGATTGGGTTGTAAAACTAATCGATGTGTACCCACCCGACGAACCAAACCATCCGTACATGCCGAACAAAAACATTACGCTGGGCAACTACCAGCAGATGGTTCGTTCGGAAGCCATGCGGGGACGGTTCCGTAACTCGTTTGAGAAGCCGGAGCCGTTTAAATCGGGCGAGGTAACCGACGTAAATTTCCGTTTGCAGGATGTACTGCATACCTTCAAGAAAGGCCACCGGGTTATGATCCAGGTGCAAAGTACGTGGTTCCCACTCATCGACCGGAACCCACAGAAGTACGTCGATAATATATTCAAAGCTAACGCCGAAGACTTCCAGAAAGCGACCCATCGGGTTTACGATAACTCGGTCATTGAAGTACAGGTGCTGAAATAA
- a CDS encoding ABC transporter ATP-binding protein: MIEIQNLTKQFASHTAVDNVSLSVGRGETLVLLGTSGCGKTTTLKMINRLIEPTTGSIRVDGVDVRQQNGPELRRRIGYVIQDGGLFPHYTVAEAIATVPKLLTWEASQIEQRTHELLEKLQLPQNLLARYPAELSGGQRQRVGLARALAARPPVVLMDEPFGALDPFTRRHVRRELFGLNELKETTVVLVTHDVGEALELADRIVLMDKGRIVQIGPPDELRQQPANAFVKDFMDV; this comes from the coding sequence ATGATCGAGATTCAAAACCTGACCAAACAATTTGCGTCGCATACGGCCGTCGATAACGTTTCGTTGTCGGTCGGGCGTGGCGAAACGCTGGTTCTGCTGGGCACGAGCGGCTGCGGCAAAACCACCACGCTAAAAATGATTAACCGACTGATCGAGCCTACTACAGGCTCGATTCGCGTTGATGGGGTCGATGTCCGGCAGCAGAACGGTCCTGAACTGCGTCGACGCATTGGTTACGTCATTCAGGACGGCGGGTTATTTCCGCATTATACCGTTGCGGAGGCAATCGCTACCGTTCCAAAATTACTGACTTGGGAGGCATCCCAGATTGAGCAGCGAACCCACGAATTGCTGGAAAAACTGCAATTGCCCCAAAACCTGTTGGCGCGTTATCCAGCTGAATTGAGCGGAGGGCAGCGACAGCGCGTTGGACTGGCGCGGGCGTTGGCCGCTCGTCCGCCCGTGGTGCTTATGGACGAACCATTTGGCGCGCTGGACCCTTTCACGCGTCGTCACGTTCGTCGGGAACTGTTCGGATTGAACGAGTTAAAAGAAACAACGGTCGTGCTGGTGACGCATGACGTAGGGGAAGCCCTCGAACTAGCGGATCGCATCGTCCTGATGGACAAAGGCCGCATTGTCCAGATCGGACCGCCCGATGAACTAAGGCAGCAGCCCGCCAACGCGTTTGTCAAGGATTTTATGGATGTCTGA
- a CDS encoding Ig-like domain-containing protein, producing the protein MKICTFLIFGLLLSSLLAVAQSPTPLAANGQLKVVGTQLTNEAGKAIQLRGVSTHGLQWFPQCYTQSSVQAVAKDWGADVLRIAMYVDEGGYLSGKEAMRTKVNQIVDWAEQSGIYCIIDWHILNPGDPNVHTADAIEFFTIMSQRNAGKKHVIYEICNEPNGVSWSQIKSYAEQVIPAIRKNAPNAVVLVGTPNWDQRPQDVIGNELSYPNLLYTVHFYAASHFFQNDVRSITNKLPVFFSEWGTSTYSGGGSLDFNNGQAWLDLMAGNNPGNQKISWCNWTYSDAGESSAALNSGACNGQQWNNTSPSGTWVKDRILNPADDFGPATPSVAITSPANNTTVTIGSNLVVNASVYNASATAVEFYNGTMLLGSDATAPYSWTIVSVPQGTYSLTAKALISNGNLTSSVVQVTAAPAPNQVPIVSLTSPTNNTAFPLPATISIAANATDNDGSVSKVEFYNGSTKLGEDATAPYTFTWTGMTAGTYTLTAKATDNQGAVTTSGAVTVLVYNQGDSDPTADLIGPNCVYPNTVQLFEVNANKLTNATTFSWWCTGSTKSITTAQAGKASIDFGPSFTGGQVCVGINYSAAPWYSQYCKTVTVCPGTPTNQLPSVSLTSPTNGTTYTAPASITLTATASDTDGTVAKVEFYNGSTKLGESTSAPYRFTWTSVGAGNYALTAKATDNAGATTTSGTINIQVSNPTPTNQAPVVSLTSPANSATFTAPANVVLTASASDADGSITKVEFYNGTTKLGESSSAPYQFTWNAVGAGTYSVTAKATDNAGAVATSAAITISVKAPANQSPTVTLTTPANSATFTAPATVALSANASDADGTITKVEFYNGSTKLGETTSAPYQFAWNNVSAGTYTLTAKATDNLGATTTSASVTIQVNNATTPSPEADLIGADCARPNDVKVYEVNARNLPNATQFSWWFTGSSQSITATQAGKATYNFGPWFSGGQVCVGVNYSAAPWYKSFCKTITVCPAGARVGADEVADNPVFPNPAHDYFTFVAERDIHSMNVVDQTGHEHLQLGSAKAGQTITFGEKLSPGVYLLRIRYEKQAERTLKLLKAGN; encoded by the coding sequence ATGAAAATTTGTACGTTTCTAATTTTCGGCCTCCTACTTTCGAGTTTGTTGGCCGTAGCCCAGTCACCAACGCCTTTGGCGGCCAATGGGCAGCTTAAAGTGGTAGGCACTCAACTAACCAACGAGGCCGGAAAAGCCATTCAGCTTCGGGGGGTGAGCACGCACGGGTTGCAATGGTTTCCTCAGTGTTACACCCAGAGTTCGGTGCAGGCCGTAGCCAAGGATTGGGGAGCCGACGTGCTGCGCATTGCCATGTACGTAGACGAAGGTGGTTACCTGAGCGGCAAAGAAGCAATGCGTACCAAAGTCAATCAAATCGTTGACTGGGCCGAGCAAAGCGGCATCTATTGCATCATCGACTGGCACATTCTGAACCCCGGCGACCCAAACGTTCATACCGCCGATGCCATTGAGTTTTTTACCATCATGTCGCAGCGCAACGCGGGGAAGAAACACGTTATCTACGAAATCTGTAACGAACCGAACGGTGTTAGCTGGTCGCAGATCAAAAGCTACGCGGAGCAGGTCATTCCAGCTATTCGAAAAAACGCCCCCAACGCCGTCGTATTGGTGGGTACACCCAACTGGGACCAGCGACCGCAGGATGTAATCGGTAATGAACTAAGCTATCCTAACCTGCTGTACACGGTTCACTTTTACGCAGCCTCGCATTTTTTTCAGAACGACGTTCGGTCCATTACGAACAAACTACCCGTCTTTTTCAGTGAGTGGGGCACATCCACGTATTCAGGTGGCGGAAGTCTGGATTTCAACAACGGACAAGCCTGGCTCGATCTGATGGCGGGTAACAATCCGGGCAATCAGAAAATTAGCTGGTGTAACTGGACCTACTCGGATGCGGGCGAGTCATCGGCGGCTCTCAACTCGGGAGCCTGCAACGGCCAGCAGTGGAACAACACCAGTCCGTCGGGTACGTGGGTGAAAGATCGTATCCTTAACCCCGCCGATGATTTTGGGCCGGCGACGCCATCGGTAGCAATTACCAGCCCAGCCAACAACACGACCGTAACCATCGGCTCCAACCTGGTTGTCAACGCTTCGGTGTATAACGCTTCGGCAACGGCTGTGGAGTTTTACAACGGCACAATGCTGCTAGGCTCGGACGCTACGGCGCCTTACTCGTGGACCATTGTCAGCGTTCCGCAGGGGACATACTCGTTAACGGCCAAAGCCCTGATCAGCAACGGCAACCTGACTTCATCGGTGGTACAGGTTACAGCGGCCCCGGCTCCCAACCAGGTACCTATTGTCAGCCTGACGTCACCAACCAACAATACGGCCTTTCCGCTCCCGGCAACGATTTCGATTGCGGCCAACGCTACCGATAATGATGGTAGCGTTTCGAAAGTTGAGTTCTATAACGGATCAACCAAACTAGGCGAAGACGCCACCGCCCCCTACACGTTCACCTGGACGGGCATGACCGCCGGAACCTATACACTCACGGCCAAAGCGACGGACAATCAGGGAGCCGTAACGACTTCCGGCGCGGTGACGGTGCTTGTTTACAACCAGGGCGATTCCGACCCAACGGCCGATCTGATCGGACCCAATTGTGTGTACCCCAACACCGTTCAGTTGTTTGAGGTCAATGCAAACAAACTGACCAATGCAACCACATTTTCGTGGTGGTGCACCGGATCGACGAAAAGTATTACGACAGCGCAGGCGGGCAAAGCCAGCATCGATTTCGGTCCCAGTTTCACGGGTGGTCAGGTGTGCGTCGGTATCAACTATTCGGCAGCTCCCTGGTACAGCCAGTATTGCAAAACCGTCACCGTTTGTCCGGGAACTCCAACGAATCAATTGCCCAGTGTGTCACTAACTTCGCCAACCAACGGTACGACCTACACGGCTCCGGCATCTATTACGCTGACTGCTACCGCCAGCGATACCGACGGAACCGTCGCCAAAGTCGAGTTTTACAACGGCTCGACCAAATTGGGTGAAAGTACCAGCGCTCCTTACCGCTTTACCTGGACGAGCGTTGGTGCAGGCAACTACGCACTGACCGCCAAAGCCACCGACAATGCGGGTGCAACAACTACTTCGGGCACAATCAACATTCAGGTTAGTAACCCTACCCCGACCAATCAGGCTCCGGTGGTATCGCTTACGTCACCAGCCAACAGCGCCACGTTCACGGCTCCGGCTAACGTTGTTCTGACAGCTTCGGCCAGTGACGCGGACGGAAGCATTACCAAGGTTGAGTTCTACAACGGCACAACGAAACTAGGCGAAAGCTCGTCTGCTCCGTACCAGTTTACGTGGAATGCGGTTGGTGCTGGTACGTACAGTGTAACGGCTAAAGCGACGGATAACGCGGGGGCTGTAGCCACCTCAGCGGCTATCACTATCAGCGTAAAAGCACCGGCTAACCAGTCGCCAACCGTGACGCTGACGACTCCGGCCAACAGCGCAACCTTTACGGCTCCGGCAACCGTGGCTCTTTCGGCAAACGCCAGCGATGCGGATGGAACCATCACCAAGGTCGAGTTTTACAACGGCTCAACCAAGTTGGGCGAAACTACCAGCGCTCCCTACCAATTCGCCTGGAATAACGTAAGTGCGGGCACCTATACGCTGACCGCCAAAGCCACCGACAACCTGGGGGCTACAACGACTTCCGCCAGCGTAACGATTCAGGTAAACAACGCGACAACGCCAAGTCCCGAAGCGGATCTGATCGGTGCGGACTGCGCCCGGCCCAACGATGTAAAGGTTTATGAAGTCAACGCTCGTAATCTACCCAACGCAACGCAGTTTTCGTGGTGGTTTACGGGTTCCAGCCAGAGCATCACCGCAACGCAGGCGGGCAAGGCGACGTATAATTTCGGCCCCTGGTTTTCGGGTGGTCAGGTTTGCGTCGGCGTTAATTATTCGGCCGCGCCCTGGTACAAATCGTTTTGCAAGACCATTACGGTCTGTCCGGCAGGAGCCCGCGTGGGTGCCGATGAGGTAGCCGACAACCCTGTATTTCCGAATCCGGCACACGATTACTTTACGTTTGTGGCCGAGCGAGATATTCATTCCATGAACGTCGTTGACCAGACCGGACACGAACACCTGCAACTCGGATCAGCCAAAGCTGGACAAACGATAACGTTTGGCGAAAAGCTTTCGCCGGGTGTTTATCTGCTACGTATTCGTTACGAGAAGCAAGCCGAACGCACGCTAAAATTGCTGAAAGCGGGCAATTAA
- the fucP gene encoding L-fucose:H+ symporter permease has translation MALPTPTTPLKVKDGTSGNYGIAFALVTSLFFLWGLANSLNGSLIKQFQIALDLNRFQAGIVDFAFYLGYFFMALPAGYVMRKFGYKRGILFGLLLYGGGAFLFYPAAEVRVYGFFLLALFTMACGIAFLETAANLYVTVLGDPKKAEWRLNFSQSFNGISTILGPVIGALFIFSKTEYTPDMLKAMAPAQAEAIRVEEALSVQGPYLVIGTIIAFVTLLFAFTKMPEVGADEEKAAGKTSIFGVLRHRHLALGVIAQFANVGAQATLWGYFVDLKLDFSRDGHWALAEAYMNAINSLTGSPTDLSATQIAGFHASFALVLFMLGRFVGTFLMARVRPNLVLAGYALGAVAMVIIAMLAGGLTAVIALSFTYFFQSIQFPTIFALATKGLGAESKIASSLVIMSIVGGALMPLVAGALFVNGAVYALLVPLVCFSFIVFFALNGYRLTTDDLHSSTIPPEIAP, from the coding sequence ATGGCTTTACCAACCCCTACGACTCCACTCAAAGTAAAAGACGGAACCAGCGGTAATTACGGCATTGCGTTTGCGCTCGTTACCAGCCTGTTCTTTCTGTGGGGCCTCGCCAACAGCCTTAACGGATCGCTGATTAAGCAGTTTCAGATCGCGCTGGACCTGAACCGTTTTCAGGCCGGCATTGTCGATTTCGCGTTTTACCTCGGTTACTTTTTTATGGCTTTGCCCGCCGGCTATGTCATGCGCAAATTCGGCTACAAACGGGGTATTCTGTTCGGGCTCTTGCTGTACGGTGGAGGAGCCTTCCTGTTCTACCCAGCCGCCGAAGTGCGGGTGTACGGCTTTTTCCTGCTGGCTCTGTTTACGATGGCCTGCGGTATTGCCTTTCTGGAAACGGCTGCCAACCTGTACGTTACGGTTCTCGGAGATCCGAAAAAAGCCGAATGGCGACTGAATTTTTCGCAGTCGTTCAACGGAATCAGTACGATTTTGGGGCCAGTTATCGGTGCGCTGTTTATCTTTTCCAAAACTGAGTACACCCCCGATATGCTAAAGGCTATGGCACCTGCGCAGGCCGAAGCGATTCGTGTCGAGGAAGCGCTTTCGGTGCAGGGACCGTACCTGGTCATTGGTACGATCATTGCCTTCGTAACGCTGTTGTTTGCGTTCACTAAAATGCCGGAGGTTGGTGCTGACGAAGAAAAGGCAGCTGGAAAAACGTCGATTTTTGGTGTATTGCGTCATCGTCATCTAGCGCTGGGCGTTATTGCACAGTTTGCCAACGTAGGGGCGCAGGCGACCTTGTGGGGTTATTTCGTAGATCTCAAACTCGACTTCTCGCGCGACGGACACTGGGCACTGGCGGAAGCGTATATGAACGCCATCAATTCGCTGACGGGCTCGCCAACGGATCTGTCGGCCACGCAGATCGCCGGTTTTCACGCATCGTTCGCATTAGTCCTGTTTATGCTGGGCCGGTTTGTGGGTACGTTCCTGATGGCTCGGGTTCGTCCAAATCTGGTCCTGGCGGGCTACGCATTAGGAGCGGTGGCTATGGTGATCATCGCGATGCTGGCCGGTGGGCTAACTGCCGTTATCGCCCTAAGCTTCACGTATTTCTTCCAGTCGATTCAATTCCCGACGATCTTTGCGCTGGCAACTAAAGGACTGGGCGCTGAATCAAAAATCGCGTCGTCGCTGGTTATTATGAGCATTGTGGGTGGCGCATTGATGCCCCTCGTAGCCGGCGCGTTATTCGTCAACGGAGCGGTGTACGCCTTGCTTGTACCGTTGGTTTGTTTCTCGTTCATCGTCTTTTTTGCCTTGAACGGGTACCGTCTGACCACCGACGATCTTCATAGTTCAACCATTCCCCCCGAAATTGCTCCCTAA
- a CDS encoding DUF427 domain-containing protein, with protein MKAIWNGETIAESNDTVVVENNHYFPKDSVKADYLVDSQTHTTCPWKGLASYYSLSVDGKTNADAAWYYPDPKPAASQIKDRVAFWKGVQVVD; from the coding sequence ATGAAAGCCATCTGGAACGGTGAAACCATCGCAGAAAGCAACGATACCGTCGTTGTCGAAAATAACCACTATTTTCCGAAGGACTCGGTCAAGGCCGATTACTTAGTGGACAGTCAAACGCATACGACCTGTCCGTGGAAAGGATTAGCGTCGTATTACTCGCTGTCGGTCGATGGCAAAACGAACGCGGATGCCGCCTGGTATTATCCTGATCCGAAACCAGCCGCCAGTCAGATCAAAGACCGGGTAGCGTTCTGGAAAGGCGTTCAGGTGGTCGATTAA
- a CDS encoding fumarylacetoacetate hydrolase family protein — MKLFRFGQPDHEHPGVLLPNGQHIDVTHFGEDFDESFFASNGPERLAHWLESHAQNCPEVSSDERFGPCIKRPSKIVCVGLNYAKHAAETNAPIPAEPILFFKATTALCGPNDNVVIPKRSEKTDWEVELAIVIGKKASYVELDEAMDYIAGYALHNDYSERAWQLERGGQWVKGKSADTFAPLGPYLVTKDEVENPNALRLWLDLNGEHLQDSNTDDMIFNVPTLVSYISQFMTLLPGDVISTGTPAGVGLGLNPQRYLKPGDVVELGIEGLGEQKQTAIAFA; from the coding sequence ATGAAACTATTCCGCTTCGGCCAGCCCGATCACGAGCATCCCGGCGTTTTGTTGCCCAACGGCCAGCACATTGACGTAACTCATTTTGGCGAAGATTTTGACGAGTCGTTTTTTGCCAGCAACGGCCCCGAACGACTGGCTCACTGGCTTGAGTCACACGCGCAGAACTGTCCCGAAGTGTCGTCCGATGAGCGCTTCGGTCCCTGCATCAAACGGCCATCCAAGATTGTTTGCGTGGGGCTGAACTACGCTAAACACGCTGCCGAAACGAACGCGCCGATCCCGGCTGAACCGATTTTGTTTTTCAAAGCAACGACCGCCCTGTGTGGGCCGAACGATAACGTGGTGATACCGAAGCGTTCCGAGAAAACAGACTGGGAAGTTGAGCTGGCTATTGTTATTGGTAAAAAAGCCAGTTATGTCGAGCTGGACGAGGCTATGGATTACATAGCGGGGTATGCCCTGCACAATGACTACAGCGAACGGGCGTGGCAGCTTGAACGCGGTGGGCAATGGGTCAAAGGCAAAAGTGCCGATACCTTCGCGCCCCTGGGACCGTACCTGGTGACGAAAGACGAAGTCGAAAACCCGAACGCGTTACGGCTGTGGCTCGACCTCAACGGAGAACATCTACAGGATTCCAATACGGATGACATGATTTTCAACGTACCGACGCTCGTTAGCTACATCAGCCAGTTTATGACGCTGTTGCCCGGTGATGTGATTTCGACCGGTACCCCCGCTGGTGTTGGTTTAGGACTGAATCCACAACGGTACCTGAAACCCGGCGACGTGGTCGAACTCGGTATCGAAGGGCTGGGCGAACAGAAACAAACAGCCATTGCTTTTGCCTAA
- a CDS encoding amidohydrolase family protein, with product MTIDAHQHFWHYDPVRDSWITDDMTAIRRDFLPADLEPVLAEHGIDGCVAVQASQSEEETLFLVNMAQNYDIVKGVVGWVDLQSPTLNDRLEAFATYKEIKGFRHVAQAEPDDFLATPAVIQGIRQLAAFDLTYDILIYPTQLKAALQLVRAVPEVNFVIDHLAKPYVKKQEITRWSNFMTEIAKNSNVSCKLSGLVTEGDWQNWSKKDFFPYLDFAFEAFGPDRLLYGSDWPVCLVAANYTQVKNVIEDYLLPWGADVRAKVMGENAVKFYGLS from the coding sequence ATGACGATCGATGCGCATCAACATTTCTGGCATTACGACCCGGTTCGCGATAGTTGGATAACCGACGATATGACGGCCATCCGGCGCGATTTTTTACCCGCCGATTTGGAACCCGTTCTGGCCGAACACGGAATCGATGGCTGCGTAGCGGTCCAGGCATCGCAGTCCGAAGAAGAGACGCTGTTTCTGGTCAACATGGCGCAGAATTACGACATCGTCAAGGGCGTGGTGGGCTGGGTCGATTTGCAGTCACCAACCTTGAACGACCGGTTGGAAGCGTTCGCCACCTACAAAGAAATCAAAGGATTTCGGCACGTTGCCCAGGCGGAACCCGACGATTTTCTGGCAACGCCTGCGGTAATCCAGGGTATCCGGCAACTGGCCGCTTTTGATTTAACCTACGACATTCTTATTTATCCTACGCAGCTTAAGGCCGCGTTGCAACTGGTTCGCGCCGTTCCCGAAGTCAATTTCGTGATCGATCACCTCGCCAAGCCGTACGTCAAGAAACAAGAGATCACGCGCTGGTCGAATTTTATGACCGAGATCGCCAAGAACTCGAATGTTTCGTGTAAGCTGTCGGGGCTGGTAACCGAAGGCGACTGGCAAAACTGGAGCAAAAAAGATTTCTTCCCGTACCTGGATTTCGCCTTCGAGGCATTTGGCCCGGATCGGCTGCTGTATGGCTCCGACTGGCCGGTATGTCTGGTAGCGGCTAACTACACGCAGGTCAAAAACGTCATCGAAGACTATCTGCTTCCCTGGGGTGCGGACGTTCGGGCAAAGGTGATGGGGGAGAATGCGGTGAAATTTTACGGCTTAAGCTGA